In the genome of Shewanella denitrificans OS217, the window TGGTGAAGAGTATGATGTGGTTATTGAAGGCGATCGCGATAAGCACAATACCGCAGGGGATCTGAGTAACATACATGTCCGCTCAGACAGAAGTGATGTGTTAATTCCATTATCGAATTTGGTCACAGTGGAAGAGTTTGCCGATGCGAGCTCATTAAACCGTTATAACCGCATGCGAGCCATTACCTTGGAAGCCAACTTAGCGGACGGCTACAGCTTAGGGGAAGCACTGGATTATCTTAATGGCATAGCCGCAGCTTATCTTCCAGCCGAGGCCGTCATTAGCTATAAAGGGCCTTCCCTTGATTATCAAAGCTCAGGTAGCTCGATGAATTTTGTGTTCGTGTTGGCACTTGGGATCGTTTTCTTGGTGCTTGCGGCCCAGTTTGAAAGTTATATTCATCCTATGGTCATCATGCTGACTGTGCCCTTGGCCACCTTAGGTGCATTGTTGGGACTGTGGCTCACAGGGCAAAGCCTTAACATTTACAGTCAAATTGGCATCATAATGTTAGTGGGGCTTGCTGCAAAGAATGGCATTTTAATCGTTGAATTTGCCAATCAATTGCGCGACCGTGGACTTGAGTTTCAACAGGCTATTTTACAAGCATCAAGTCAGCGATTAAGACCTATATTGATGACGGGCATCACCACGGCGGCAGGTGCTATTCCGTTAGTGATGGCCAGTGGCGCGGGCGCAGAGACACGTTTTGTTATCGGTGTGGTGGTGATAAGCGGCATTCTGTTGGCAACATTCTTCACCTTAGTAGTGATCCCTGTGGCCTATAACTTGTTTGCCCGTCACACTAATTCGCCCGACACTGTGGCTAAACAGCTAGAGAAAGAGCTGTCTGAGGATTAGACGTATTAAGAATCGCAGCGTGAATTAACGCTACAGCAATGTGCATAACAAAAAGGCATGTCGAAAGATGTGCCTTTTTCATCAGAGGCTGAGCCTTGTCCTGTGATAATGGATAAGCTCAACGCATAGGAAATGAATACTTGCTATGACAATACTTACCTCCTATGATCCTTTCGTTTTTTCTGACTTAACCTAATTGAGTATCCCCATGCTGACTTACCCACTATCTGGCAGTTCATCCGAACTTGTTATCAATATTCTTTCCATGGTGCTTAGCCAACATAAGCCGCTGGATCGCGCCTATTCTCAGCATTTCTCCGGCCTAACCCTGCCACCTTCAGAGCAGGCAAGGGTGACCCAAGTTGTCGGCGATATTTTACGTAAATTAAACCTGTACTGCTATTTAGCCGATATTCAGCCAGAAGAGTTTGAGCGCTTAGGCTCTAAATTACTCAATGCTTGGCATATCTTTCATGGCCTTGAATTACCCAACATGCAGTACGCCCTGCAAGTGAATTTGGAAGATTTTGAAACGCGTCTGGCCCACGCTAAAACCCAGGCTCCACTGTGGGATGGTTGCCCTCAATGGCTGGATGAATTGGGCTCCGAGCAGCTAGGTGATGCTTGGCCTCTAGAGCGCGCCGCGTTATCCCTAGCCCCTAAGCGCTTTATTCGGGTCAATGAGCTTAAATGCACTAAAGCGCAGCTGATTGAGCGCTTAGCGAAAGAGGCGGTTGAAGCCATAGAGGTTGAAGGCGTCGACAGTGCCTTAGAAGTTATCTCTGATTCGGCGCTTTTCAGAACCGAAACCTTCAAAGCAGGCTGGTTTGAGCAGCAAGATGCGGGCTCACAATTAGTTGCAGCCGCCCTTGATGCCAAACCTGGTATGCGGGTCGTCGATGCCTGTGCGGGCGCTGGCGGAAAAACCTTACACATAGCGGCGCAAATGCAAGGAAAAGGGCGCTTACTTGCTATGGATGTCGAGCAGTGGAAACTGGATAACCTAAAAATTCGGGCACGCCGCGCTGGGGCCCACAATGTTGAAACTCGTATTATCGCCAGCAGTAAGACCATCAAGCGGATGAAACTTACCGCTGACAGAGTGCTGCTGGATGTGCCTTGTTCCGGTCTTGGGGTACTCAAACGAAACCCGGATGCCAAATGGCGTGATACCCCAGAGCGTTTGCCGATTTTAATGGCGTTGCAGAAGCAGATTTTACAAAGCTACAGCCGGATGGTAAAAGTTGATGGCATATTGGTTTATGCCACTTGTTCCATCATGCCGGCAGAAAACCGTTTACAAGTAGACGCGTTCCTAGCGGAAAACCCACAATTTGTGCTGTTAATGGATGAAAACATCACAGTGGCCGATTCGGGCTTTGATGGCTTCTATTTAGCCAAAATGCAGCGAGTGAGCGAATAAATATCCCTTGCGTTAACCACTTGTCTGCATTCAAAGGCGAGTGGCGATTAAGTGTGATATGGCTATATTTAACGCTACAGCTCCATTTATGAGGATTAAGCATTATACTTGAATGCGTTACGAGCTCTGTACACCCAGTGAGGGTCACGATAAACCAGTTAGTGTTGCCAGTGAGCAAGACTAACAAAGGTCTATTTAACAACTGAAAATGGTCAGTTATTGCAGTGGAGAGGAAGCCGCATTGAAATGCTCAAGTCGTAAACCCGATATAGAAGGCTACAGCAATATTTTGTCGCTGGTGCTTGCTGGCGCTCCATTACACGAGGTTCTCACTGCATTAGTATTATTAATTGAAGCGCAAAACTCAGGCACTAAAGCCTCGGTGTTATTACTCAGCAATGATGGAAAACGCCTGCTTAAAGGGGCGGCGCCTAATCTGCCCAAAGCGTACAACGATGCCATTGATGGTGTGGAAATTGGCCCTGCGGTAGGTTCTTGTGGCACCGCGGCCTACCTGCGTGAGCGTGTGATTGTTGATGATATTGAACATCATCACTATTGGGCTCATTACAAGGACCTTGCCCTGGGATTTGGACTCAAAGCCTGCTGGTCTGAACCCATTTTTGACAGCCTTGGGGAAGTGCTGGGCACCTTCGCCATGTATTATGATGAGGTCAAATCTCCAAGAGCTGAAGATCTTGTGTTAATCGAACAAGCTGCCCGTTTAGCAAGTCTTGCCATCGAGCGCAACAAGAGCACCCATCTTCAAAAACTCACCCATATGATTTTTAATCATCTGCCGATGGCGCTATTGATCACCAATGGCTCTGGCTCTATGTTGTTCTCAAACAGAATGTTTAATGGGATCATAGAGGGAGAAGAACTGAATCCACAAACCAAATTGCATTTAGTCGAGCAAGACACCAGCCGAGTTTTTGAGCCTCACAAGTTTTTTGCCGCATCCCCCTCGGTGACATTGCAATCTTTATTGGACAATTTGAGTCACAACTTAGCTTGGGATGGCGAGCTCTGCTGTGAGCGAGAAGACGGCCGTTTTATTTATCTGGCGCTATCGGTAACCCCATACCGAGATGTGTTTGGTCTGCAAAACTGTTTTGCCTGGATCATGATGGATGTGAGTGACAGTAAAAAAGCCAATCATCTTATTCAATATCAGGCTAACAATGATGCACTCACAGGACTGAGCAATCGCAAGCATCTACTTGAAAAAATAAAAAAGTATATCCATGGCAAGCAGGAAGACAATCAGACATTGCCAGCTTTTAGTTTATTGCAGATAGATTTAGATAATTTTAAGCAGATAAACGATACCTTGGGCCATGATAATGGGGATGCGTTGTTAATCGCGGTAGCTGATAGACTATCTCAAGCCTGTCCAAGTAAGGCCTTGTTAGCACGGTTAAACGGTGATGAATTTGCACTCTTGCTGCCCAATAAGCTTAATGCCGAAGAACTCAGTGAGTTAGCCCAGAGTATCAATCAGTTAATCAGCGAACGTTTCGTTATTGATCAACAAGTGCTGTATACCACGGTAAGCATAGGTATTGCTCGCTACCCTGCAGATTCTAACAGCGTCAGCGCGCTACTCAATTGTGCTAGCCAAGCCATGTACAGTGCCAAAGAAAAAGGCCGCAATGGTTTCCAGTTTTTCGATCAACAAATGCAGCTCAAGGCAGAACGCACCGCTTACATTCACACTCACATAAAAGCGGGGCTCGAAAATAATGAATTTGAGCTTTATTATCAACCCATAGTGAATATCCGCACCGCCACTATTCACAGGGCTGAAGTATTATTGCGTTGGCACCATGAAGGGGAATTTATTTCTCCTGATGAATTTATTCCCGTGGCCGAGCAAACCGGATTTATCGTGCAACTTGGCGAATGGGTGCGAAAAGAGGCCTTTAAAACCATAGATTTATTTAGCCAGAATCAACTGTCTGTGGACTTATCTGTCAATGTGTCCACCATGGAATTCTGGTCTCCTGAATTGCAAGCCAGATTTTTGGCTTCATTCGATGATACGGTACGAGAATTAGGCTTAGACTATTTTCCTTACCATATGCTGACACTCGAGATCACTGAGTCATTGATGATGCAGCAGCACACAAATATAGCCAACTTGCTGCAAACTTTGCGTAAACGTGGCATTAAAGTGTCTGTGGATGATTTTGGTACCGGTTATTCCTCGCTTTCCTATCTGGTCAATTTCCCTGTGGATCAGATTAAAATTGATAAGGCATTTGTGCAAAAACTCACGGATGGTCACAGGCATATCGCCATCGTTGAAGCCATTGCCAGTCTGAGCCGCTCTTTGGATTTAACCGTCACAGCCGAAGGGGTGGAGACCAAAGAACAGTTGGCGATTATCAGTGGTAATCAAATTGATATGGTGCAAGGTTACTATTTTTATCGACCTATGCCTAAGCGGGAGTTTTTAAATTTGCTATTTGAACAAGCAGGTTATGGCTTACTTTAGTTTGACCGCATCTTACTGTTGACTCTATTTACTGAAATGCTGCATACAAAAATGCCGTTCATGATGAACGGCATTGTTATTGTTTACCCTATCTTGACTGACTAGGGGGTTAACACTGACTTAAACCAGTAAGCTCTTAGGGCAAGTGAATTCGAGTGCTAAGGCTTCAGCCACTTCTTTACATACAAGCTTACCGTGCATGACATTTAAGCCATTGAGTAAGTGCTTATCTTGAAGCAGGGCCTCTTTGTAGCCAAGGTTTGCCAGTCTAATAATAAAGGGCAAGGTGGCATTGTTTAGAGCGAAGGTCGAAGTGCGAGCAACCGCACCTGGCATGTTGGCCACGCAGTAGTGCACTACGTCATCAACGATGTAAGTCGGATCTTGGTGAGTGGTTGCATGGGATGTTTCAACACAGCCGCCTTGGTCAATAGCGACGTCAACGATGGCGCTACCCGGCTTCATGCGAGAAACCATGCTGCGAGTGATGAGCTTAGGTGCAGCAGCTCCTGGGACTAACACGCCGCCAATCACAAGATCGGCTTCTAACACGTGACGCTCAATAGCATCGGCAGTGGAGTAGATGGCTTTGACTGATGAGCCAAATTGCACGTTCAAACGGCGAAGTGCATCTATGCTGCGATCTAACACTACTACGTCAGCACCCATGCCCACAGCCATTTGCGCCGCGTTTGTGCCGACCATACCGCCGCCTAGAATAACGACTTTAGCAGGTTCAACACCAGGGACACCGCCCAGTAACATGCCACGTCCACCTAAGGATTTCTCAAGGGCGCGTGCGCCGGCTTGAATTGACATGCGACCAGCGACTTCTGACATAGGGGCAAGCAAAGGTAGACCACCGCGGTCGTCAGTCACAGTTTCATAAGCGATACACACAGCGCCGCTTTTAATTAACTCTTGTGTCTGGGGTAAATCTGGCGCTAAATGCAGGTAAGTGAATAGAATTTGGTCTTCACGGAGCATGGCGCGTTCAATTGCCTGTGGCTCCTTCACTTTGACTATCATATCGGCTTTAGCAAACACTTCTGCTGCCGTATCTAAAATGGAGGCGCCTGCATCTATATAGTCTTGGTTTGTCATGCCAATGCCTACACCCGCATCTGACTGGACAAACACTTGATGACCCTTGATGGTCAATTCACGAACACTCGATGGGACCATACCTACACGATATTCGTGATTTTTGATTTCACTTGGAACGCCAATAATCATTTTTTGAGCCTCGATTTACATAAAACCCACCATAATAGGTGGGCATAAATTGTTATTATTAAGGTGCCTGAGATGTTCATTCAGGTATAACTAGTATAGTATCACTCAAGCAGTTTATGCTGCTGAAGTTCCAGTTGAAACAGCAAATAATATTGTTTTTAGATTTATAAGTGGTGAAAAATATTGTGAGTATGAAAAATAATCCGCAAAAAGATCTCGACCGTATCGATCGCAATATCCTCAATGAATTACAGCTCGACGGCAGGGTGTCTAATGTTGAGCTATCAAAACGTGTCGGTCTAAGCCCAACCCCTTGCCTAGAGCGGGTTAAGCGTTTAGAGAAACAAGGCTTCATTAAGGGTTATACCGCGCTGGTCAACCCTAATTTTCTCGGTGCATCCTTGCTGGTTTTTGTTGAAATAACCCTTAATCGAGATGTCCCTGATTTATTTGACAGATTTAACCGCGCGGTGCAATTACTCGATGATATCCAAGAGTGTTATTTGGTGTCAGGGGATTTTGATTATTTGCTTAAAACACGGGTGTCAGATATGTCAGCCTATCGGCGCCTATTAGGGGAAACCTTAATGAAGTTACCTTCAGTGTCAGATACCCGCACTTACGTGGTGATGGAAGAGGTTAAACAAAGTACTCGCATTGGCCTAAATCATCTTGGAATGGATTGATTTTAAGCCAGTTTATTCTTGTTTATCTCAGAGTAAGACTCGCGGCCAACAATAGATTGAGCTTGGGATAAACTCAAGGCATAATCATACTTCATTCGGTCAGTCGGACTTCATCTTTTATACTGACCTCTTTCACTTTGCTATGGATGTATTCGTGTGTCTCAGGGAAAAAATATAACCACACTCAGTGGTATTCAACGGCTATTGGAAGGTGGCTTAATCTTATCTTGCATGATGGCCACCTATATTCTGTTGGCACTGGGCAGTTTTGATCCTAACGATCCCGGTTGGAGTCAATCTCAATACCAGGGCCAAGTTGCCAACCTCACAGGCACAGTCGGTGCATGGATTGCCGACGTGCTGTATTATTTCTTTGGCTTTATCGCCTACCTTATTCCATTGATTATCGCCGCCACCGGCTGGTTTATCTTTAATCGCGCTCATAAATTACTGGAAATAGACTTCTTTTCAGTAGGACTTAGGATCATCGGCTTTATGTTGATGATATTGTCATTGGCGGCGCTGGTTAGCATGAATGCCGATGATATGTATGTGTTTTCTGCCGGCGGCGTGGCGGGGGATGTGATTGGCCAAGCCATGTTGCCTTATTTTAATACCATAGGCACCACCTTATTATTATTGTGCTTCATCGCTGCAGGTTTCACCTTAGCAACCGGTGTGAGCATGTTGACCGTGATTGAACTGACAGGCCTAGGCACCATTTGGCTGTATAACAAGATAAAAACCCTACCAGGCTACCTATCCCCCAGCAGTGAGACTGAAGACACCCGCGGCTTTATGTCATTAGTGGAAAAGTTTCGTCAAAGCCGTGAGGCCCATGAGTTCGACGAGATTAAATTTGCCGCCGATGATAAAGATACGGCAAAACAAGCGGGTAAACCCCAAGAGCGTGACCTGAGTATCACACCAGAAGCAGACCAAAATGATGAGCAACAGCCGTTAGTTGATGAAGATGACTCATTCTTTGGCAAGCTAAAACGTAAAATGCGCCCAAGCAAGCAGAGGCAAGAGCCACTGGTGAGTACTGTACTGGATCTTGATGCAGAGTCAGGGCTTGAGTCAGGCCTTGAACCTAAGTCATTTGCCTCTATGGCCCCTTGGGTCGCCAATCAAGATGATGAGTTAGCGCCTGCGCCGCAAAATCATAATAACCCCAATGTTGGCGTCAGCGGTTCAAGAGTT includes:
- a CDS encoding RsmB/NOP family class I SAM-dependent RNA methyltransferase, giving the protein MLTYPLSGSSSELVINILSMVLSQHKPLDRAYSQHFSGLTLPPSEQARVTQVVGDILRKLNLYCYLADIQPEEFERLGSKLLNAWHIFHGLELPNMQYALQVNLEDFETRLAHAKTQAPLWDGCPQWLDELGSEQLGDAWPLERAALSLAPKRFIRVNELKCTKAQLIERLAKEAVEAIEVEGVDSALEVISDSALFRTETFKAGWFEQQDAGSQLVAAALDAKPGMRVVDACAGAGGKTLHIAAQMQGKGRLLAMDVEQWKLDNLKIRARRAGAHNVETRIIASSKTIKRMKLTADRVLLDVPCSGLGVLKRNPDAKWRDTPERLPILMALQKQILQSYSRMVKVDGILVYATCSIMPAENRLQVDAFLAENPQFVLLMDENITVADSGFDGFYLAKMQRVSE
- a CDS encoding putative bifunctional diguanylate cyclase/phosphodiesterase, whose protein sequence is MKCSSRKPDIEGYSNILSLVLAGAPLHEVLTALVLLIEAQNSGTKASVLLLSNDGKRLLKGAAPNLPKAYNDAIDGVEIGPAVGSCGTAAYLRERVIVDDIEHHHYWAHYKDLALGFGLKACWSEPIFDSLGEVLGTFAMYYDEVKSPRAEDLVLIEQAARLASLAIERNKSTHLQKLTHMIFNHLPMALLITNGSGSMLFSNRMFNGIIEGEELNPQTKLHLVEQDTSRVFEPHKFFAASPSVTLQSLLDNLSHNLAWDGELCCEREDGRFIYLALSVTPYRDVFGLQNCFAWIMMDVSDSKKANHLIQYQANNDALTGLSNRKHLLEKIKKYIHGKQEDNQTLPAFSLLQIDLDNFKQINDTLGHDNGDALLIAVADRLSQACPSKALLARLNGDEFALLLPNKLNAEELSELAQSINQLISERFVIDQQVLYTTVSIGIARYPADSNSVSALLNCASQAMYSAKEKGRNGFQFFDQQMQLKAERTAYIHTHIKAGLENNEFELYYQPIVNIRTATIHRAEVLLRWHHEGEFISPDEFIPVAEQTGFIVQLGEWVRKEAFKTIDLFSQNQLSVDLSVNVSTMEFWSPELQARFLASFDDTVRELGLDYFPYHMLTLEITESLMMQQHTNIANLLQTLRKRGIKVSVDDFGTGYSSLSYLVNFPVDQIKIDKAFVQKLTDGHRHIAIVEAIASLSRSLDLTVTAEGVETKEQLAIISGNQIDMVQGYYFYRPMPKREFLNLLFEQAGYGLL
- the ald gene encoding alanine dehydrogenase yields the protein MIIGVPSEIKNHEYRVGMVPSSVRELTIKGHQVFVQSDAGVGIGMTNQDYIDAGASILDTAAEVFAKADMIVKVKEPQAIERAMLREDQILFTYLHLAPDLPQTQELIKSGAVCIAYETVTDDRGGLPLLAPMSEVAGRMSIQAGARALEKSLGGRGMLLGGVPGVEPAKVVILGGGMVGTNAAQMAVGMGADVVVLDRSIDALRRLNVQFGSSVKAIYSTADAIERHVLEADLVIGGVLVPGAAAPKLITRSMVSRMKPGSAIVDVAIDQGGCVETSHATTHQDPTYIVDDVVHYCVANMPGAVARTSTFALNNATLPFIIRLANLGYKEALLQDKHLLNGLNVMHGKLVCKEVAEALALEFTCPKSLLV
- the lrp gene encoding leucine-responsive transcriptional regulator Lrp — protein: MKNNPQKDLDRIDRNILNELQLDGRVSNVELSKRVGLSPTPCLERVKRLEKQGFIKGYTALVNPNFLGASLLVFVEITLNRDVPDLFDRFNRAVQLLDDIQECYLVSGDFDYLLKTRVSDMSAYRRLLGETLMKLPSVSDTRTYVVMEEVKQSTRIGLNHLGMD